A genomic window from Populus nigra chromosome 7, ddPopNigr1.1, whole genome shotgun sequence includes:
- the LOC133700058 gene encoding protein DOWN-REGULATED IN DIF1 11-like: MGSLGKNISLGLFLFIGILVITPGFAIRTHEENPELSRHLEECHTKVTKRCAIEISNSIYNNNNTPSEYCCQKHITTGKACHDDFIKLFVSKVPKDKVTFVVAKGDQIWNQCAAIVALAPVA, encoded by the coding sequence ATGGGAAGCTTAGGCAAAAACATCTCCTTAGGACTATTTTTGTTTATCGGTATACTTGTCATTACACCAGGGTTTGCAATTCGTACCcatgaagaaaatccagagCTTTCTCGACATTTGGAAGAGTGCCACACAAAGGTGACAAAACGTTGTGCAATAGAAATCTCTAATAGtatatacaacaacaacaacactccATCAGAATACTGTTGCCAAAAGCATATAACAACCGGGAAAGCTTGCCATGATGATTTCATAAAACTATTCGTTTCAAAAGTGCCAAAGGATAAAGTAACTTTTGTTGTAGCTAAGGGTGACCAAATTTGGAACCAATGTGCTGCTATTGTGGCTTTGGCGCCTGTTGCCTAA